The window CCAGGCAGGGCAGTGTTGGACTGTAAGGATGAGGGGAGGGAAACGgacattttccctccttttccaaAGGAACGTTCATGCATCCCTGGAATTATTGGAAGATTTGGAAGGAATGGCTGCGACCCGCCCAACACCGCGGCTCGATTTTGAGATGAAGTCGTTTCGCTCTCCCCACTGGTGCCCGTTTACGACCAGTCACGTGCAACAACACTATAAAGCTAACTAGCTGTGATAAGTCCATTAATCATTGATACGATGGCGTTCCTTTCAAATTCATTAGCACTAAGACGTCACCAGTTGACAACGATCATTTAACAAATAAGAATGCTGCTAATACAAACGCGGAGAATCTGGTCGTTTCCATGCAAACAAATCTCGCAGATTCATTGAATCATTTTCCCAGCCTTGACGAAACTCCCTCCAGAACCACGTAATAAATAAGTCAGCGCTCAGCGTGACTAGTAATTGActctgactgttttttttgACGCGTCAGATGGGACGATCGCCCCATTTCGAGGGCCTGCCATTTGCACTGGCGTGCACCGCTGCCGCTTTGTTGGGTGTGGCCGCCCTGATGTGGTTCTGTTCCGAATATTCCGCCCACACTTTCCATCCATCGGTAACTGAGGCAGATGACACGCCGCCGGATCCTGCCTTATGTTCGGAACAAGATGATCTCAGTCCCCAATTAGCAAAACGAGGATATAAAAAAATGAATCGCATTTGAACCTTTGAACTCCATTTGATCACCAAACACCAAATTTGCGACGACTTTGACGTCATCAGACCAAGAATCCATCCCAGAAACCAGACTGCAGGACCTCCACCTGCCCccatgtgtgtgaaagtgtgtgttccGGTTTGGTGTCATGTTTTTTGCCTTTGATTGCGCTGAAGCACGCGGCTCGCCGGGGCCTCGCTGAACGTGGCCGTCTCGTGCTCCGTCTGTTTCGTGACTGGTGTTTGTCTCCTTCAAGGTCACCGGACGTGAGAGCTTCAAAGCAGAACGACCGTCGAGGCCTGTGAAGATTGCAGAGAGTGACGCGGATGTAAGTGAATTGCTGATTCGAAGCACAAGAGCTGTTTATCCGTctgcccttttttttccctgaatcCTTCAATCTACTGCAGAGAAGCGGCTGACTTCACTGTGgttggtgtgtgcgtgtgtgtgcgcgcgtgtgtgtactTAAGTCGTGGTAAACAGAGGCTGTGGAGGAAAGGCAACGTGTGTACATTGCAACACTGTGGGGACAAGCATCCGCGCCGCTCAGTGAGGGCCTGAGAGTATCGACCActctctttattttcctccccgcaatttaaagggaaaaataCATGTAATGGGAGTTTAAGATGTTGAGCTGCTGAatttttcagtttgatttgCCTGATCCCGCTTCTCCGgctctttgttttctgctgaaTGGAGGTAAATCAGATGGATGTCCTGGCTTTTCATCATTAGCATTGTTCCACTTTAACAATTTATAAGAAATTGCCAGTAAAATTGTCTGAACGCTGAATATTTCAtgcaattaaaaacaacaataaacagccgcgaaaataataaaaaaaaaaccagcagcTTAATTATTAATTGAACAGAATGATAAATAGATCCgaggaagagctgcagtgtGTGAGGAAGATCTTATGTTGTTTTCAGAAATGCAGAAGCCATTTCTGGGAAAACAAATCTGTCACTCCCAATGAGCACGCTTCTCTCCAAAAGTGAATTTGAAAATATGGATTTTTGATTATGATTAGTCATAATGGGCATTACCAGATCTCACCCCCGAACCAGACGGTGGAGAGCCGTTTGATATTCCTCGCTGCGCTGATGAGAGGAATTCCTCTGGGCCGCTCCCGCACCGATGAGGGTTATTGACATATTTTGAAAGCGGGCAACAACTACAGGAGATCAATTCTTCTTCTCTGGCGGCGCCGTTGGAATAAATGAAGACAAGAATGAAATAATGGACTCGCGGTGTAACAGATACTGCAACGcatcttttctgctgtttcataCATCTTCTCCACGCTTGGCGGAGCGTTCAGAGCCAAACCGAGGGGTTAGCTTTCACGCTAACCTTGCTTTCATATTTTTTTCCCGCCTTTAGGTGAAGCTGAGCCGACTGTGCGAACAAGACAagatcctgcaggagctggaggccaaaaTCCGCTCTTTAAAAGATGACAAGGTCGTTGCGCCTCTTTGTGTTCTTCCATATTTAGTAGCTGTTTGCTCCGGTCAGCGTGTGTTGTGACCGCGTCTGCGGCGTCCGTATCCAGGACAAGCTGGAGTCGGTGCTGGACGTTTTGCACCAGCAGATGGAGCAGTACAGGGACCAGCCGGCCCACGCTGAGAAGATCGCCTACCAGCAGAAATTGTTGCAGGAGGACGTCGTGCACATCAGGGCCGAGATATCCCAAGTCTCCACAGTAAGACACGGatctcccacaatgcacttcTTTTCTCTTTAGCAGGTgttctactcacacttcctttTAAACCGagtcctttttttctgtttcaaataAGTTCTCTGCTTATTTAGCTGCATCCTAAATGTTTGTAAGAATGAGAGAACAGCACAGATGAGATGGGAGAAATAAAAAGATGATAAAAAAGGCTCCAGCCGAGAAGGTGAAATTATCGCACGTGCCGAGCGTCTCCCAGCTGGCTCTCGCCGTGCGTGGGATCGACTCTACGTGTTAACGGGCGCCTGTTAACGCGTTAATGGTTGCGAAGCTGACGTGCCGCTGTCGCATGATGCCGCCTTGTGCTGCAGGAGATGGAGAACGCCTGGAACGAGTACAGCCGCCTGGAGAGGGACGTGGAGTGGCTGAAGGTGGCCCTGGAGGGGCGGATGAGCCGCAGCGATCTTCCTCAGGTCCGTGGTTTAATCGTTTCTCAGGTATTTGAGACCTTGGAGTCAAAATGAAGAACACAGGCGTGTGAACACAGGCGGAATTCCCTGAACCGGCGTGCGTTGTGCGCGTGCACGGACTGAGGTGCTCCTTTTTCTCTGAATAGTGTGGTGATTTCTTTTCAACCCTGTCTGTGCAGCACGAGAAAGTCCAGATGAGGAAGGAGCTGTGGAGGATCGAGGACGTCATCGCAGGCCTCAGCACCAGTAAAGCCAACTACCAAGTCACCATCTCCTCCGTTACCAACCCAGGTTAGAGGCGCCGGAATGGGCGAATGCAAACGACATCCGCTCATGCTGTACAAGCAAGGAGGGCCACACTACTTTATCGCCTCATTAAAGCACTTAGATGTATATTAGACACTATTGCTGGGAACATTTCCCAGTGGGGGGGCTGCATTGTCTTTCCCAGTCTGCGCATTCGTGCTGCATTCATAAACATTGAATCCCCCAGAGAGGAAATTTGTGCCTTCGATGGCGGCGTCATCAGTGCCTTCAGTGTCGGAGAGCCCGTCTTCTATGGAGATGAGActgtctgaggagcagcacagccCCCACCTCAGCCCCAGCAGCCACGCACCCACCGTTTCAGCCCGTGGGCCTCAGTGGGTGAGTGAGCTCTGTGGAAGGAGTAAATGTCTTCCCATTATGATGAAGCCCAGCAGgaataaaacaacatttctttgtctttagTGAACAAATCCAGCATTTTACAgccagattttttaaaaaggcttttaaagGAAAGAGGCCCTGCGTGCTGCTCTGTGTTCAGGGTGAGGATGACGTGCCTCCAAGACCTCCTCTACCTCAGCTCTACAGTCACGATGAGAACCCCCCCGCGGTGCCCCCTTTACCCCGAGAAACGACAGTCATCAGGCACACGTCCGTGCGCGGCCTCAAACGCCAGTCAGACGAGCGCAAACGGGACCGAGAGATCGGCCAGTTCAGCAACGGCGACGCTAAGGTAGCGAGAGGGCGAGATGCTGGGGCCTGCGGGCAGCACCGGCACCAAAATCCACCACCTCTCATCTGTCTCTCAACCTCAGGGCGAGCTCCGGCCCTTCCTGAGCGACCCTGAGCTGGTCGGAGCGGGAGACGGCTCCAGCCACGTGGGCGTGGGCGTGTCCGGTCCCGACGGCTACCAGACACTACCCAGCAGAGGTACGCACGCCACGGCGCCACCAGCATTTACAGATTGTTGTCATTTGGACGTAAAACCCCTCGGGGTTGGTATCTCTCACAGGGGCCACCAGCTTCTCATTCAGCCTGAATCAGTCGTCCAGCATCTCCTCGTACGTGACCCTCCGGAGAGCAGCCTCGGCCTCGGGGGTGACGGTGAGACTCAACGCGTTCAGCAACTCGGCCGGAAGCCCTCAGATTTCTAGTTTGAGCCGTACTTTTTTACCCCCTCAGGAGCGACCAAAGAGCGCCTTGGAGCGCCTGTACTCCGGGGACACGGCACAGAGGCAGCGGGCGAAGATGAGCGCCGACGAGCAGCtcgagaggatgaagaggcacCAGAAGGCTCTCGTCCGCCAACGCAAACGCACCCTGAGCCAAGGAGACCGCCACGCCTCCCCGTCACCGCGCGCCCTGTCCTCCCCGCGGCCGCTCTCAGCAGATTTGGGATCAGTATGTTCCGCACACTCTCACGCATGACGTGAACCAAACCGGGGGCGCTGATCCACGACGGTCAAGCATGCGGTTTCTTGGTGTAGGCCGTCTGCAATTACCCTCCCTTTCAATATAATTAGTATCAATTCATAATTACCTTTGATCGTGCATGTTGGTGTCCAGGTTGGGGTTTATTTTTCGCTACAGCAGTGATAATTCACCAGATGTTAGTTATAGCGGTAACCACAGTAACCACGCAGCCATTTGATTCCACTGTAGCCATTAAGAGGAATTATTGATGCAACTAACTGTGCTCGCCTGTACGTTTGTGTGGAGACAATGTATCTGCTGTGGAGAGACGTCTGAGGAGACGGATGCCTCATTCTAGCAACAATAGCGTGTACAATAACCTTAAAAAACAAGTCTGTCAGCTCCAGATGTTAAAGAATGAGGAGAATGTTGACCAACGTGTGTTCATTTGATGACTGAATGGAGGAATGGTCATTATTCCAGGAGCTGGGATGGGGGAAGGCCACCTTTTGAAGTGCTGCCATTCATTTATATGCGAATTTAATTTCAAACCATATCTCAGCCATCATCCTAATGAGCTCAAACAGAACAAAGTCCACCTCccctcttctactttctggccttttctgtgttttccagcatTGGTGCCTTCACGCTCGACACTAAATGCTTTTCTAAAAAGGAGTTTTGCTCCCGTTCTGCCTGTCCTGtcgcagcagcttctctttctGCATCGCGGACACTCGGATCCACAGCCATCCTTTCACTCACacatcctgtttgtgtgtgtgtgtgtgtgtactttgtGTGCTCGTCTGTCTACTGTACGTGTGAGTCTGAGtttatgcttttaaaaaagaaagtgccTTATTTTCTACTGACCAAAACGTTGATATGCATCTAGCTAAATCAGCCTCCAGCTTTTTCAGCTGTCTCATTTCAGCCTAATGCGGCGTTATTTCCTTAATCATGATTCATTCGTTAATTTATTTTGTACTAAAATGAAGGTTAGAGACTGAGCGTTAATAGGGTTTGGGCGGACTATTGTCCCAACATCCACTTGTCAGTCGCTCAAGTTTGTTTGACATTCGCTTTATACAGTTTCAAAGACCACAGTGTCTGAGGTTTTATCCAATAATTAATTACTAGTTTTAAGAGCCCTCCGATTTTATAATGTGAATGTTTGCtaataaataattttatttttaatgaattcattGCCATGTTTTTTGTTAATTAGATTTGTATTTTGTGTGCgcgtctgtgtgcatgtgtggtgaAACTGTGGTCATTAAGAGTGAAGTTAGTCCTGTGTGTCTCGTTGTGTTGTTTAAACGTCCGGTTGTGTTTCAGCATGCAGCTCAATCACGTGTATCAGTGCATGAATGCATGCTgcacatttatttctttattttcttttaaacacacacgcacacacacacacacacacgcacacacacacacacacacacacacacacacacacacacacgccctgcAGCCTGTACGGTGTATCACCACGGTATTGCTCAGTTAAATATTGCCTTTATTGTGCAGAATCCTGTAATTTTTTTGTCGTCTCTTTTGTTCACTGAGCAGTGGAAGAGAGAGCATGACTTTGACCTGCAGTTACTGGAACGGGCggtgcagggggaggaggcGCACGGAGTCAGGAGCGTTCAGGGGGAGGAAAGACCTCCAGAGCACAAAGAGAGGCCCCGTCCACACTCTGACGAATGGCTGACCTTCTGCTCCACGGCCATGAGCCCCCCCACCAACGAGGTCAACTTGGAGCCTCTGAACTACGATGTGGACCTAAACAAAgaggtacaggaagtcattacGGCCTCCAGGCCGCTAAGTGAAGGTTTAAATATTGTTAGGACGAGGGTGGAAAAAATGGATGACATCAGCAACACCGCCACGTCCTCCAGCCCATGTGAGGCTCTTGGACCGTCAAAAAATAACGTCTGGTTTCTTCGGCTCAACGGTGGAATTGCGCAAAAGCTGCTCTTCACACACTCCTTCTGTCTTTGGGGCAGCTGTCTCTGCCCCAGAAGGTGCTGATTCCAGAGCGCTACGTGGACTTGGAGCCCGAGGAGCCGCTCAGTCCCGAGGAGGTCGAGGACCGCCATCGTAAAGTGGAGCGCATCAAGAGCCTCCTGGCCAAGTCCAGGTGAGCTGTCGCAGTAGAGAGGGACACTTGGGTGTCTAGCAGTAGTTGGAATTCCGTCTAACACGACAATTTTGAGACATCAACGACGACGTTGTAGCTCCCTTAAAAAAGAACGCGCTGGTTTTCTGTGAACTGGGTGTTCTTTATCCTGTTGGGACAGTGTGCAGAACATCGCGTCCACCGTGGCCTTGGACAAGCCAGAGGTGGGGCCCCTGgccctgcaggagcaggagaggatcATCACCATGTCGTACACCCTGGCCTCTGAGGCGTCGCTCAAGAGCAAACTCGTCGCAGGTCGGTCATTTACGGAATCACCTCCCATGATTTTCTCTTCCCGCAGGCCCCCGAGTTGTTGAACATTTATgcattttcaacagaaatgcGTGAATAATCTTCAGATCTGAGGGAAAAAAGCCCCCCAGCTCTTCAataaaccccccccacccgcctcaATTTACATCttttgggtgggtgggtggtgggtgggggggggggggggggggagagagaagggcaGCAGGTTGCCGGGCATGGTTGCTCACTTCCTAATATCTGAACATTAGCCTCTCAGATAGCCTGTAATTGCGATCCGTGTCAGATCCTCCAGACAGGGGAGGAATCTCTTGATGAGGCCATTTTGTGCGCTGATCAATGACCCCGTCACACCCTCCTCCCGCAgaaccgccgccgccgctttgAACGCAGCTCTGAACCTGCATAAAAGACACTTCACTCACTTttcatctccctcttttttttttcttttttttaactccacCGTAAGTTCGTTTCCagcgcagctgcagcaggttgtcAGTCTGCCGGGCGCACACACGCCCGcagcacacgcgcgcacatctgtcacacacgctcacgctcaAGCTGTCAGCGCATGTGGAAGCTTAATGTGCACAGCGAGGCAAAGTCAACAATTATAACATTATTTCCGGCACAGAAAAATGTCAGGGAATATAACTGGTGGCATCTTGTCAGCGGAGACGGAATCAGTGACTTTCGCTTCGCTTTGGTGTTAAAATAAGGCGAGCTGgtgcacttttcttttaatccttgaattaaaaaaagaggagccCTTTCCACAGTATTTTGCACAAGAGGCTTCAATAAtgctgaaagaaaagcaggaatatGCAGCACAAATCACCTTCAGTCTTTATTAAATACCCgccttttacatttttactttaaatcatatttttaaaaaaaaagtattctGTAATTACTGTCGATGAGCACTCCAGAGAGTGACTCATTTaaaacttcctcttcctctattCATATAGCGCGAAGCCGACTAAATGTTGGCATTAAAGATGAAATGCAGCGTTGCATTGACATCACAATCGcatgttttctctttaaatgcAGGAATTAAGCTGAAATAATGCTGCAAGTATTTAATCACCAAACAGCTGAAACCTTGTGAAACAAAAGAGACGGATGAAGATGAGGCCATCTCATTCAGCGGCTcattaaaaatgatatttttttaatcacatctcTCCTAGGGGGGGGTGTAAATGTGTGCTGTTTTAAGGTTTTCAAGTTAAAAACGACCTCAAGTACATGCTCATGACACCAGATTTGGCTCTGATCCCCGGACACTTCCCACCACtcgctgaggtcagaggtcacccgtCTTCTCCTCGGACTTTCTTCTGGTCGTGCTCGCGCCTGCGGAAGCgaatccccccccccgtgacACTGATGCATCGTCTGACGGCAGAAATCAGTAACCTAATTTGAGCGATGCTCATTTAAATGTACAAGAAGCGTCTGACTGCCGCTGCAGGTGTGGCAGGAGGGcgccagctgtggggggagagGCCGTTTATGTCACTTCACCTGCAGTCTAGACAGTAGCGTTGATCCTTCGGCGCTCTCGTGACCACGAGTGCACGAAAACTGTGTTGAGAGCCTTTTAATAAGAGCTGGCAGCTGCGCTAAGATAACCGACGCACACAAACGCCACACGGGTAGAACGCGCTCCGAAAAAAAGGAGTTAATctttgaagtttaaaaaaaaaaaatctgtttctcTAATGTTGACACAGGAATaaatgtgttgggggggttgaaCAGTGGTTCCTAAGACACTTTCACCTGAAGTTGAAGCTGTCCTGTGGtcttcttcccctctgtctcccacctgtcctctcctctgtaGTTCCACCTTTGGCTAACCTCCACACCCCTCCTTCCCCACCTCTtccgccgccaccaccaccgccgcctccccctcccccgcctcctcttcctcccgtaTCTCTGgcacccccctctcctctcagcaACGGGATCCACTACACTTTTGTCTGATCCCGGGATGTAAAAGTAAGCGCCCTCTTGCATGCTCACAACGATTTTTCCGAGGCCTCGCCGCTGCCCGCGCGCCTCGAGTCCCGCCGCATGCTAGCTGTTGTCGTCTGTGTcgtgaagccccccccccccctctctgctgaTATTGTCATCCAAACAAACGTCTGCTCGTCCCACTGTGATAATTGTGTGtaaattgttctcttttccccttttttcttcctctttgcgTCGCTGCCAAAATATTtaaagatgctggaggaaaagaaaggtggCGGCTGTTTGTAGCATTGTGTATAATTAACAAAAGAGACACCTTTTGATTTAGCGCCCTGACAGTTCGGCGGCGGCGCAGCTGCATTCCACCACACCAATTAGCTCCCCATCTGTAGGCTGACGGAGGCGAGGAGAGGCAGCAGATACCAGCGCTGTTGCTGGGAAAAGAGAGGCTTTGTGTCATTTTACTGCCTCATTAGCCAAAAAAAGCCGTGATCAGGGGAAGAGAGCCTGTGACACCAACCAAAGCTCGATTTCCTGTTTGCTGCGTTGCGTTATTGCTTTGCTTCTTTTGTGCATTCTTAGCTGTGGCgtgcgctctgctgctgctgctcggatTTTTATTCAAGTTCCCGTTGACCCGTCCGCGCTTTCAACATTTTCAGTTGTGGCACCTGCTACTCTcacgtgccccccccaccctccccccgcTCACTCtgcctttctcttcctcctgctcctcagctcaGGCCATCTCCGGACACTGAGGCTGCTCTCCGAGCCCGACGACTCGGTGCCAAAAGAGGATTTTGGTTTAATTTCTCTCCCGGCAGCACAAAAGCCGCTCCGAACGCTAACGTTCCCTCCGACGCGGCGCCGGCCTGGACAAGCGTCGCCCGGAGCTGACCGGAGATGTTTCCTACACCTCGCTGCCCTTTGGAAAAGAGCATCTGATCATGTTTCCTGACTTTTCCGTTCTTTTCCGAAGGTacagagaagacagagggagCATTTTTATCATGTTGTACGTCACATTCATACGAGCACTCGGAGTATCACCGCCCCCCCCGTAGCACTGCCACGCTCCTTATAGCTTCTCCAGatgaattttatttttgcttACAACAGGATAAACTTTAACATATTTTCTGTGTGAGAAGAGAAGGAtgcataattttttttttaaagaaaatgaaaaaaaagtgaatatTAAAGATATTAACAACAAATTGGGTTTAAATCAGACGTTTATTTCATTGGTGCCGTTATATGACAAGGAAATTGGAGTTATGTCAAGAAAATCCATTTTACGCCCAAGAAGAGGCTTTGTTGTCTTAAATTTGAACACCTTTTTATTGTAATCATGTACAAAACGCGCATTTGTCACAGCCTAGAGATTCTGTTTGAACCTCCACATCTTTTATTGGAAGAAAGAACGATGGAGGAGGTGAACTTTCAATACAAAAATagagggggaaaaggaggggtgggggtgttttTGAAATGTTTCTCAAGTTCAAAGTGtttttggtttcaaaaagggCATTTTTAATTCCGTGTACTTCCAGCCAGGAAGGTGGATACTAATAACTCTGGATTCTGAAGTACAGAATTCGTATCTTTAAATCATGAAACGCGTCTCCGCCACAATTGTGAAAGAAACCTCGGAGAAGATGAGAAATGCACGTATTGAACTTCGGATTCAAAAAGAGAGACTCAGAGAGAATGTTTTAAACCCCGTCGTTAGCGGTCTTCGCTCCTTTTCAGCAAAAATATTTATCAGCCGGAAAATTGAAGGCGCCCGTGGATGGTAGCGGCGTGGACTCGGCTGGTAGCGGGCTTGTGTTGCAGCTCCCTCCCCAGTGACATCTTTATCTTTAATTGGAGGGGGGTAATTACACTCGTTTGCATGTGCCTGGAAAAGCACCTGAATGAGGTCGGATGCGCCTCCCtgagctgcctcctctcctccctctccctctcctctctcctccagggtGGTGGGCCCCACGGTGCCTGCTGGCCCTGGTGGCTACAACACCCATCCCATCCTCTATTCTGCTTATTTTGCAATAAAACggggtgttttttttacccccctccTGCAAAAATTCACCCCGAGACCCTCCACCAGGGATTGTGGCATCTCCATGCGTTGACGTTTGGCTGCTGGTTCATGTACATTTGTTATTCTGTGCTCTGGACTTCAAAGAGAATCAAAGAGGGCCTATTATGCTAATGGGGTCCTGTTCAGTTAAACGCAATCAAGGCCTCCCGCATTAATCCTTTACTAAATATTTGCTGGCTGGAGAAATTACATTTCTTTTAGGGCTCATCAGCTCGGCTCCCTGTAAGGGGCTGCTTATCGGAGGgtgaaaaggaaatgaaagaagtTTGGTT is drawn from Takifugu flavidus isolate HTHZ2018 chromosome 2, ASM371156v2, whole genome shotgun sequence and contains these coding sequences:
- the plekha7b gene encoding pleckstrin homology domain-containing family A member 7 isoform X9 — translated: MAAPLGRDTLPDCWSYGVCRDGRVFFINDKTRSTTWLHPRTGEPVNSGHMIRSDLPRGWEEGFTDEGASYFINHNLRATSFRHPVTGKISPENTEYTLEDRCRMESPMSKSAANSRSPLLVREPPRAMTSGAGDATSGSKNSRGAGKGKVHSFGKRDHAIKRNLSVPVVVRGWLYKQDSSGMRLWKRKWFVLSDYCLFYYKDSREETVLGSIPLPSYVIAPVEPDDNISRRYAFKATHTGMRSYIYNRNSVIGSQAEHCGMRTYFFSADTQEDMNGWIRAMNQAALMQQSHTLKREVEKPMVSVQQAFPQTNHTHAEQSSPQAERNRKESSDNGVLLAPCDDARCELEERVRRCSSDYADGGAHRNGQPAVIQVTLPPEQNGNVVYQRGFVSQAGGEKHVQRKNMLAQVEQWVKVQKGDPQQSAPTAEYNLSRRTPPLKPKASTVDTTYKSLPKSPHPTSSSSPPASCSLPSDYKYAHDRLSHFRMSTDERIATKEGMVWQLYEWQQRQQFRHGSPTAPIYTGPNFTDSASFRVTMEMPRSISVPPSPCEVPPSVPCSFKPLSPRRPHTPSQRRSVKPLDEMLPGDSTRSSSPSHICAQITQTSQIERRSMPAMGYITHTVSAPTLHGKTVTGRESFKAERPSRPVKIAESDADVKLSRLCEQDKILQELEAKIRSLKDDKDKLESVLDVLHQQMEQYRDQPAHAEKIAYQQKLLQEDVVHIRAEISQVSTEMENAWNEYSRLERDVEWLKVALEGRMSRSDLPQHEKVQMRKELWRIEDVIAGLSTSKANYQVTISSVTNPERKFVPSMAASSVPSVSESPSSMEMRLSEEQHSPHLSPSSHAPTVSARGPQWGEDDVPPRPPLPQLYSHDENPPAVPPLPRETTVIRHTSVRGLKRQSDERKRDREIGQFSNGDAKGELRPFLSDPELVGAGDGSSHVGVGVSGPDGYQTLPSRGATSFSFSLNQSSSISSYVTLRRAASASGVTERPKSALERLYSGDTAQRQRAKMSADEQLERMKRHQKALVRQRKRTLSQGDRHASPSPRALSSPRPLSADLGSWKREHDFDLQLLERAVQGEEAHGVRSVQGEERPPEHKERPRPHSDEWLTFCSTAMSPPTNEVNLEPLNYDVDLNKELSLPQKVLIPERYVDLEPEEPLSPEEVEDRHRKVERIKSLLAKSSVQNIASTVALDKPEVGPLALQEQERIITMSYTLASEASLKSKLVAVPPLANLHTPPSPPLPPPPPPPPPPPPPPLPPVSLAPPSPLSNGIHYTFV
- the plekha7b gene encoding pleckstrin homology domain-containing family A member 7 isoform X6, with protein sequence MAAPLGRDTLPDCWSYGVCRDGRVFFINDKTRSTTWLHPRTGEPVNSGHMIRSDLPRGWEEGFTDEGASYFINHNLRATSFRHPVTGKISPENTEYTLEDRCRMESPMSKSAANSRSPLLVREPPRAMTSGAGDATSGSKNSRGAGKGKVHSFGKRDHAIKRNLSVPVVVRGWLYKQDSSGMRLWKRKWFVLSDYCLFYYKDSREETVLGSIPLPSYVIAPVEPDDNISRRYAFKATHTGMRSYIYNRNSVIGSQAEHCGMRTYFFSADTQEDMNGWIRAMNQAALMQQSHTLKREVEKPMVSVQQAFPQTNHTHAEQSSPQAERNRKESSDNGVLLAPCDDARCELEERVRRCSSDYADGGAHRNGQPAVIQVTLPPEQNGNVVYQRGFVSQAGGEKHVQRKNMLAQVEQWVKVQKGDPQQSAPTAEYNLSRRTPPLKPKASTVDTTYKSLPKSPHPTSSSSPPASCSLPSDYKYAHDRLSHFRMSTDERIATKEGMVWQLYEWQQRQQFRHGSPTAPIYTGPNFTDSASFRVTMEMPRSISVPPSPCEVPPSVPCSFKPLSPRRPHTPSQRRSVKPLDEMLPGDSTRSSSPSHICAQITQTSQIERRSMPAMGYITHTVSAPTLHGKTADDTYVQLKKDLEYLDLKVTGRESFKAERPSRPVKIAESDADVKLSRLCEQDKILQELEAKIRSLKDDKDKLESVLDVLHQQMEQYRDQPAHAEKIAYQQKLLQEDVVHIRAEISQVSTEMENAWNEYSRLERDVEWLKVALEGRMSRSDLPQHEKVQMRKELWRIEDVIAGLSTSKANYQVTISSVTNPERKFVPSMAASSVPSVSESPSSMEMRLSEEQHSPHLSPSSHAPTVSARGPQWGEDDVPPRPPLPQLYSHDENPPAVPPLPRETTVIRHTSVRGLKRQSDERKRDREIGQFSNGDAKGELRPFLSDPELVGAGDGSSHVGVGVSGPDGYQTLPSRGATSFSFSLNQSSSISSYVTLRRAASASGVTERPKSALERLYSGDTAQRQRAKMSADEQLERMKRHQKALVRQRKRTLSQGDRHASPSPRALSSPRPLSADLGSWKREHDFDLQLLERAVQGEEAHGVRSVQGEERPPEHKERPRPHSDEWLTFCSTAMSPPTNEVNLEPLNYDVDLNKELSLPQKVLIPERYVDLEPEEPLSPEEVEDRHRKVERIKSLLAKSSVQNIASTVALDKPEVGPLALQEQERIITMSYTLASEASLKSKLVAVPPLANLHTPPSPPLPPPPPPPPPPPPPPLPPVSLAPPSPLSNGIHYTFV